Proteins from a genomic interval of Xanthomonas sp. AM6:
- a CDS encoding glycoside hydrolase family 15 protein: MASRIEDYAMLGNCRSAALVDKHGSIDWLCLPRFDSDALFAALLGTPEHGRWSIAPQGEFRSTRRYRDGSLVLETEFETDDGAVAVLDFMVASQDNVPHNHVVRIVRGLRGRVPLRMELQLRFNYGRTIPWVSQIDGGLQAIAGPDQIALRSPQPMHGHGFATEAEFALEAGDSTWFVLSHGASHLELPPPLAPEQALEQTEAFWHGWSHRCVHAGPWTEAVRRSLVVLKGLSYLPTGAIVASPTTSLPERLGGERNWDYRFCWLRDAVFTLTALRAAGYSDEAGAFHGWLQRTVAGSPDQLQALYGIGGERRMPEWEVDWLPGYEGALPVRVGNAAAGQFQLDVYGEVIAAFHRAHKEGMPTAVHGRSLARQLLEVLEQRWREPDEGIWEIRDQRRHFVHSKVMAWLAFDCGARDGVTDADAAQRAHWRALADEVHAQVLAQGVHRDGYFVQSYGSERLDAATLLIPLVGFLPADDPRVAATADAIAQQLSIDGLVERYRADDASGDGLPAGEGTFIACSFWLVENYALLGRGAQARALFERLLGLCNDVGLLAEEYDPRSGRMLGNFPQGYSHVALVHAALRLHGLLGEQETHP; this comes from the coding sequence ATGGCTTCACGCATCGAAGACTACGCCATGCTCGGCAACTGCCGCAGCGCGGCGCTGGTGGACAAGCACGGTTCGATCGACTGGCTATGCCTGCCGCGCTTCGATTCCGACGCCCTGTTCGCGGCGCTGCTGGGCACCCCCGAGCACGGCCGCTGGTCGATCGCGCCGCAGGGCGAATTCCGCAGCACGCGCCGCTACCGCGACGGCAGCCTGGTGCTGGAGACCGAGTTCGAGACCGACGATGGCGCCGTGGCGGTGCTGGACTTCATGGTCGCCAGCCAGGACAACGTCCCGCACAACCACGTGGTGCGCATCGTGCGCGGCCTGCGCGGGCGGGTGCCGCTGCGCATGGAGCTGCAGCTGCGCTTCAACTACGGCCGCACCATTCCCTGGGTGTCGCAGATCGACGGCGGCCTGCAGGCGATCGCGGGCCCGGACCAGATCGCGCTGCGCAGCCCGCAGCCGATGCACGGCCACGGCTTCGCCACCGAGGCGGAGTTCGCGCTGGAGGCCGGCGACAGCACCTGGTTCGTGCTCAGCCACGGCGCCTCGCACCTGGAACTGCCGCCGCCGCTGGCGCCGGAACAGGCGCTGGAGCAGACCGAGGCGTTCTGGCACGGCTGGTCGCACCGCTGCGTGCACGCCGGCCCGTGGACCGAGGCGGTGCGGCGCTCGCTGGTGGTGCTGAAAGGCCTGAGCTACCTGCCCACCGGCGCGATCGTCGCCTCGCCCACCACCTCGCTGCCGGAGCGCCTGGGCGGCGAACGCAACTGGGATTACCGGTTCTGCTGGCTGCGCGATGCGGTGTTCACCTTGACCGCGTTGCGCGCGGCCGGCTATTCCGACGAGGCCGGCGCCTTCCATGGCTGGCTGCAACGCACCGTGGCCGGCTCGCCGGACCAGCTGCAGGCGCTGTACGGCATCGGCGGCGAGCGGCGCATGCCCGAATGGGAGGTGGACTGGCTGCCCGGCTACGAAGGCGCGCTGCCGGTGCGCGTGGGCAACGCCGCCGCCGGCCAGTTCCAGCTCGACGTGTACGGCGAGGTGATCGCCGCCTTCCACCGCGCGCACAAGGAAGGCATGCCGACCGCGGTGCACGGCCGCTCGCTGGCGCGGCAGCTGCTGGAAGTGCTGGAACAGCGCTGGCGCGAGCCGGACGAGGGCATCTGGGAGATCCGCGACCAGCGCCGCCATTTCGTGCATTCCAAGGTGATGGCCTGGCTGGCGTTCGACTGCGGCGCGCGCGACGGGGTCACCGACGCCGACGCCGCGCAGCGCGCGCACTGGCGCGCCCTGGCCGACGAAGTGCATGCGCAGGTGCTGGCGCAGGGCGTGCACCGCGATGGCTATTTCGTGCAGAGCTACGGCAGCGAGCGGCTGGACGCGGCGACCCTGCTGATCCCGCTGGTCGGCTTCCTGCCGGCGGACGATCCGCGCGTGGCCGCCACCGCCGACGCGATCGCGCAGCAGCTGAGCATCGACGGGCTGGTCGAGCGCTACCGCGCCGACGATGCCAGCGGCGACGGCCTGCCGGCGGGCGAGGGCACCTTCATCGCCTGCAGCTTCTGGCTGGTGGAGAACTACGCGCTGCTCGGCCGCGGCGCGCAGGCGCGCGCGCTGTTCGAGCGCCTGCTCGGCCTGTGCAACGACGTCGGTCTGCTGGCCGAAGAATACGATCCGCGCAGCGGCCGCATGCTCGGCAACTTTCCGCAGGGCTACTCGCACGTGGCACTGGTCCACGCCGCGTTGCGCCTGCATGGCTTACTCGGCGAACAGGAAACCCATCCATGA
- a CDS encoding response regulator transcription factor, producing MNAHSAAAALRVLVLEDDPMLRERILLPGLRRFGFDPRGCGTGAELQAQLQAAPTDIVVLDVGLPDTDGFTVARDLRQRHPGIGIVMLTSLGQTEDRIRGLTGGADAYLSKPVEIDLLAATLHSLTRRLVRSPAPEPARGRWQLSEDGWCLLAPSGAAAALTESERRLCRRLLEQPGLLVPREALIAALTDRVYDFDAHRLDSMVHRLRSKAQRRCGVALPLAAVHGKGYILDPSG from the coding sequence ATGAATGCTCATTCCGCTGCCGCCGCCCTGCGCGTCCTGGTCCTGGAGGACGATCCGATGCTGCGCGAGCGCATCCTGCTCCCGGGCCTGCGCCGTTTCGGCTTCGATCCCCGCGGCTGCGGCACCGGCGCCGAACTGCAGGCGCAGCTGCAGGCCGCTCCCACCGACATCGTCGTGCTCGACGTCGGCCTGCCCGATACCGACGGCTTCACCGTGGCCCGCGACCTGCGCCAGCGGCACCCCGGCATCGGCATCGTCATGTTGACCAGCCTGGGCCAGACCGAGGACCGGATCCGCGGACTCACCGGCGGCGCCGACGCCTACCTGTCCAAGCCGGTGGAGATCGACCTGCTGGCCGCGACCCTGCACAGCCTGACCCGGCGCCTGGTGCGCAGTCCGGCGCCGGAACCGGCGCGCGGACGCTGGCAGCTGAGCGAGGACGGCTGGTGCCTGCTGGCCCCGTCCGGCGCGGCCGCCGCCCTGACCGAGAGCGAGCGGCGCCTGTGCCGGCGCCTGCTCGAGCAGCCCGGCCTGCTGGTGCCGCGCGAAGCCTTGATCGCGGCGCTGACCGACCGCGTCTACGACTTCGACGCGCACCGGCTCGATTCCATGGTGCACCGCCTGCGCAGCAAGGCGCAGCGCCGCTGCGGCGTCGCCTTGCCGTTGGCGGCGGTGCACGGCAAGGGCTACATCCTCGATCCCTCCGGCTGA
- a CDS encoding HAMP domain-containing sensor histidine kinase, whose amino-acid sequence MKSFWTWLGRAPLTDEVDRRNARVIQLLLLFLAVTIPATLAVALVLAWPQLRGQAVPPGLVVSLTMSLLIGVCAGIGFVRVRQGALRGAVRLVLGAMLGSLLVNAAIHGFQKQLPDQLAQMLMLILAGLVLGRRALWMTFAALLLMLGVGVGHDALLELTDTPAQAFYNVLPVLFSYLLVAALLDRTTEALRESLRESNARGQRLQQEMLERERAQAQLIHAQKREITERMASGLAHDFNNILAVMSGFAAARHDDDAASAAERIAQLEDSLAAVEESAGRGMAVVRRLLRFSRRDPEHVERFDAAAAVAALQPMLRQLLEARIVLRCQLPAAAAPIRFERSQFDLMLLNLASNSRDAIADRGHFDIAVSREDGWTVIEIADDGQGMTADVVARAFEPFYSTKPADSGTGLGLAVVRDLVVRAGGRIQVHSEPGAGTRFRIALPDADAMGGAAPVQPEGSRM is encoded by the coding sequence GTGAAATCGTTCTGGACCTGGCTCGGCCGGGCGCCGCTCACCGACGAGGTGGACCGGCGCAATGCGCGCGTGATCCAGCTGCTGCTGCTGTTCCTGGCGGTGACCATTCCGGCCACGCTGGCGGTGGCCCTGGTGCTGGCGTGGCCGCAGTTGCGCGGACAGGCGGTGCCGCCGGGCCTGGTCGTCTCGCTGACGATGAGCCTGCTGATCGGCGTCTGCGCGGGCATCGGCTTCGTGCGCGTGCGCCAAGGCGCGTTGCGCGGCGCCGTGCGGCTGGTGCTCGGGGCGATGCTCGGCTCGCTGCTGGTCAATGCCGCCATCCATGGGTTCCAGAAACAGCTGCCGGACCAGTTGGCGCAGATGCTGATGCTGATCCTGGCCGGCCTCGTGCTCGGGCGCCGCGCGCTGTGGATGACCTTTGCGGCCTTGTTGCTGATGCTCGGCGTCGGCGTCGGCCACGATGCGCTGCTCGAACTGACCGACACGCCGGCGCAAGCGTTCTACAACGTGCTGCCGGTGTTGTTCAGTTACCTGCTGGTGGCGGCGCTGCTGGACCGCACCACCGAGGCGCTGCGCGAGAGCCTGCGCGAGTCCAACGCGCGCGGCCAGCGCCTGCAGCAGGAGATGCTGGAACGCGAGCGCGCCCAGGCGCAGCTGATCCACGCGCAGAAGCGCGAGATCACCGAGCGCATGGCCAGCGGCCTGGCCCACGATTTCAACAACATCCTGGCGGTGATGTCCGGGTTCGCGGCCGCGCGCCACGACGACGACGCGGCCAGCGCCGCCGAGCGCATCGCGCAGCTGGAGGACAGCCTGGCCGCGGTGGAGGAGTCGGCCGGGCGCGGCATGGCCGTGGTGCGCCGCCTGCTGCGCTTCAGCCGCCGCGACCCCGAGCACGTCGAGCGCTTCGACGCCGCCGCCGCGGTGGCGGCGCTGCAGCCGATGCTGCGGCAGTTGCTGGAAGCGCGCATCGTGTTGCGCTGCCAGCTGCCCGCGGCGGCGGCGCCGATCCGCTTCGAACGCAGCCAGTTCGACCTGATGTTGTTGAATCTGGCCTCCAACAGCCGCGATGCGATCGCCGACCGCGGCCATTTCGACATTGCCGTCTCGCGCGAGGACGGCTGGACCGTCATCGAGATCGCCGACGATGGCCAGGGCATGACGGCGGACGTGGTGGCACGGGCGTTCGAGCCGTTCTACAGCACCAAGCCCGCCGACAGCGGCACCGGGCTGGGCCTGGCGGTGGTGCGCGATCTGGTGGTGCGCGCCGGCGGGCGGATCCAGGTGCACAGCGAACCCGGCGCGGGCACCCGTTTCCGCATCGCCTTGCCGGATGCGGATGCGATGGGCGGCGCGGCGCCCGTTCAGCCGGAGGGATCGAGGATGTAG
- a CDS encoding YadA-like family protein — translation MNERTAMRGTAARHPTRRIVAGATPTRGHSVLALACALCLATPAMAQAASAAAATAAQAAAATDAAPAAAGGADFYLQATGSDSSDAGAYADGEEALAAGEAASAVGTGTVALGAGAVSYANHALAVGHNSLATEISTTAVGGVLDLDFSYVPDGMVILQQTSATGVAATALGAGAQASGKYNVAAGAGAIASDRSSVAVGGIVDVGEDGFGSQGMQLQATQATGPLSTALGGGALATAYNATAVGALAEASSQRTVAVGSTALANQYAAVAVGAQSQAIAEWATAFGNGAHAWGTRSVAIGPQALAQNDNGTALGQGAFAGGVGATALGDSSWAGGTRSLAIGAAMVWNGDFFRDVPVLFYDSIAMGTGADVFGDQSIAIGPGARVGNSQFVDDRQVITNRSVALGAGSVAERDNTVSIGAAGAERQLTNLAAGTMDTDAVNLAQLRNVAAAFGAGSVVDANGNLIGGNYLVQGTHYTDLGSAMGAIDTALTGFDSRINAIGSSGSSGGISVGGGSGGEVTAPSTGTGTNAVAVGSGATANGENGLAMGAEALAYGPNDTAVGANAKVNADGSTAVGANARVAAVATNAVAVGESASVGSASGTALGQGASVTANNAVALGQGSVADRANTVSVGSSGNERQIANVAAGSAGTDAANVAQMRAGDSATLSSANAYTNTRITALDDSFEQLRTDTEHRLDGMDRRMDKLGAMSAAMLNMAVNAAGTQSPRGRVSVGAGFQGGQQALSIGYARKIGARASFSLGGAFSSGESSAGIGVGLDL, via the coding sequence ATGAACGAACGCACTGCCATGCGCGGCACCGCCGCCCGCCATCCGACCCGTCGCATCGTTGCCGGCGCAACGCCCACCCGCGGCCACAGCGTACTGGCATTGGCCTGCGCGCTGTGCCTGGCCACGCCGGCCATGGCGCAGGCCGCCAGCGCCGCAGCGGCGACCGCAGCGCAGGCCGCGGCGGCGACCGACGCGGCGCCGGCAGCCGCCGGCGGCGCCGACTTCTACCTGCAGGCCACCGGCAGCGACAGCAGCGACGCCGGCGCCTATGCCGACGGCGAAGAGGCGCTGGCGGCCGGCGAGGCCGCCTCCGCGGTCGGCACCGGCACCGTCGCGCTCGGCGCCGGCGCGGTCAGCTACGCCAATCATGCGCTGGCGGTGGGTCACAACAGTCTGGCCACCGAAATCTCCACCACCGCGGTCGGCGGCGTGCTCGACCTGGACTTCTCGTACGTGCCCGACGGCATGGTGATCCTGCAGCAGACCTCCGCCACGGGCGTTGCGGCGACCGCGCTGGGCGCCGGCGCCCAGGCCAGCGGCAAGTACAACGTGGCCGCCGGTGCCGGCGCGATCGCCAGCGATCGCTCCAGCGTCGCCGTCGGCGGCATCGTCGACGTGGGCGAAGACGGCTTCGGCTCCCAGGGAATGCAGTTGCAGGCCACCCAGGCCACCGGCCCGCTGTCCACCGCGCTGGGCGGCGGCGCGCTGGCCACCGCCTACAACGCGACCGCGGTCGGCGCGCTGGCCGAGGCCAGCTCCCAGCGCACCGTGGCCGTGGGTTCCACCGCGCTGGCCAACCAGTACGCCGCCGTGGCGGTGGGCGCGCAGAGCCAGGCCATCGCCGAGTGGGCGACCGCCTTCGGCAACGGCGCGCACGCCTGGGGCACCCGCAGCGTGGCGATCGGCCCGCAGGCCCTTGCGCAGAACGACAACGGCACCGCGCTCGGGCAGGGGGCGTTCGCCGGCGGCGTCGGCGCCACCGCGCTCGGCGACAGCTCCTGGGCCGGCGGCACCCGCAGCCTGGCGATCGGCGCGGCGATGGTGTGGAACGGCGATTTCTTCCGCGATGTCCCGGTGCTGTTCTACGACAGCATCGCCATGGGCACCGGCGCGGACGTGTTCGGCGACCAGTCGATCGCGATCGGCCCCGGCGCGCGTGTCGGCAACTCGCAGTTCGTGGACGACCGGCAGGTCATCACCAACCGCAGCGTGGCGCTTGGCGCCGGCTCGGTAGCCGAACGCGACAACACCGTGTCCATCGGCGCGGCGGGCGCCGAGCGCCAGCTCACCAACCTGGCGGCCGGCACGATGGATACCGACGCGGTCAACCTGGCGCAGCTGCGCAATGTCGCCGCCGCGTTCGGCGCCGGCAGCGTGGTCGACGCCAACGGCAACCTGATCGGCGGCAACTATCTGGTGCAGGGCACGCACTACACCGACCTGGGCTCGGCGATGGGGGCGATCGACACCGCGCTGACCGGATTCGACAGCCGCATCAACGCCATCGGCAGCTCTGGCAGCTCAGGAGGCATCAGTGTCGGCGGTGGCAGCGGCGGCGAGGTGACCGCGCCCAGCACCGGCACCGGCACCAATGCGGTCGCGGTCGGCTCCGGCGCCACCGCCAACGGCGAAAACGGCCTGGCGATGGGCGCCGAGGCACTGGCCTATGGCCCCAACGACACCGCAGTCGGTGCCAATGCCAAGGTCAACGCCGACGGCAGCACCGCGGTCGGCGCCAACGCCCGCGTCGCGGCGGTCGCGACCAACGCGGTGGCGGTGGGCGAGAGCGCCAGCGTCGGTTCCGCGTCCGGCACCGCACTCGGCCAGGGCGCATCGGTCACCGCGAACAATGCGGTCGCTCTGGGCCAGGGCTCGGTCGCCGATCGCGCCAACACCGTCTCGGTGGGCAGCAGCGGCAACGAACGCCAGATCGCCAACGTCGCCGCCGGCAGCGCCGGCACCGATGCGGCCAACGTGGCGCAGATGCGCGCCGGCGACAGCGCCACCCTGAGCAGCGCCAATGCCTACACCAATACCCGCATCACCGCGCTAGACGACAGCTTCGAGCAGCTGCGCACCGACACCGAACATCGCCTGGACGGCATGGACCGGCGCATGGACAAGCTGGGCGCGATGAGCGCGGCGATGCTCAACATGGCAGTCAACGCCGCCGGCACGCAGAGCCCGCGCGGGCGCGTGTCGGTCGGCGCCGGCTTCCAGGGCGGCCAGCAGGCGCTGTCGATCGGCTACGCCAGGAAGATCGGCGCGCGCGCCTCCTTCAGCCTGGGCGGCGCCTTCAGCAGCGGCGAGTCCTCGGCCGGCATCGGCGTGGGCCTGGACCTGTGA
- a CDS encoding S8 family serine peptidase has protein sequence MTSSNTLAAALAAVLFAGAAQAASPTIRLGGVRGPTPQAATATDLGQRFIVKTREGGTHARSLLATTLSSAVARSGMQRAKSASAGVPARSAVSAKVLRDMAVPGWHVVQTSRHLSDSERTAFINELKADPSVLTVQVDRLYRRLDEASVRLPAAIAAAASTTPNDPAYAQLQWNFHNPVGGVNAEQGWTRSTGQGVVVAVIDTGVVQNNPDLAANVLPGYDMITDHRVSRRDSDGRAPGGYDLGDWVEADYCTALGASGNAPEPSSWHGSHVSGTIAQVTNNSLATAGLAYNAKILPVRVLGSCGGFGSDIADGMLWAAGLPIAGLPTNPNPAEVINMSLGSGGPDTCPQIYQDAIDQINAKGTIIVVAAGNSNANAATYTMSSCNGVISVGASRVNGGRASYSNYGTRVDIAAPGGGGDVDGDPNGYIFQVLNGGTQGPTGDWQIGGMAGTSMASPHVAAAVAMVQSVAATPLTWTGMRDLLRASARPFPVAISTTTPIGAGILDVDMLLQMATTPPCQPSDSSCVPPTKTLTNKVEMSGLGSQGGDALYSFQAEAGKAVSFMTFGGTGSVALYAAAGRVPTSSSYDARSVRAGSTTQTIRVTPSSAGTYYLRLSGSYSGLTLVVRQ, from the coding sequence ATGACGTCCTCCAACACGCTCGCCGCCGCGCTCGCCGCTGTCCTGTTTGCCGGTGCCGCGCAGGCGGCTTCTCCCACCATCCGCCTGGGCGGCGTGCGCGGCCCGACGCCGCAAGCGGCCACGGCCACCGACCTGGGCCAGCGCTTCATCGTCAAGACCCGCGAGGGCGGCACCCATGCGCGCAGCCTGCTGGCCACCACCCTCAGCAGCGCGGTCGCGCGCAGCGGCATGCAGCGCGCCAAGAGCGCCAGCGCCGGCGTGCCGGCGCGCAGCGCAGTCAGCGCCAAGGTGTTGCGCGACATGGCGGTGCCGGGCTGGCACGTGGTGCAGACCTCGCGCCACCTCAGCGACAGCGAGCGCACCGCCTTCATCAACGAGCTCAAGGCCGACCCGTCGGTGCTGACGGTGCAGGTCGACCGCCTGTACCGGCGCCTGGACGAAGCCAGCGTGCGCCTGCCGGCCGCCATCGCGGCCGCCGCCTCCACCACCCCCAACGATCCGGCCTACGCCCAGTTGCAGTGGAACTTCCACAACCCGGTCGGCGGGGTCAACGCCGAGCAGGGCTGGACCCGCTCCACCGGCCAGGGCGTGGTGGTGGCGGTGATCGATACCGGGGTGGTGCAGAACAATCCGGACCTGGCCGCCAACGTGCTGCCGGGCTACGACATGATCACCGACCATCGCGTCTCGCGCCGCGACAGCGACGGCCGCGCCCCCGGCGGCTACGACCTGGGCGACTGGGTCGAGGCCGACTACTGCACCGCGCTCGGCGCGTCCGGCAACGCCCCGGAGCCGAGCTCCTGGCACGGCAGCCATGTCTCCGGCACCATCGCCCAGGTCACCAACAACAGCCTGGCCACCGCCGGCCTGGCCTACAACGCCAAGATCCTGCCGGTGCGCGTGCTCGGGTCCTGCGGCGGTTTCGGCAGCGACATCGCCGACGGCATGCTGTGGGCCGCGGGCCTGCCGATCGCCGGCCTGCCGACCAATCCGAATCCGGCCGAGGTGATCAACATGAGCCTGGGCAGCGGCGGCCCGGATACCTGCCCGCAGATCTACCAGGACGCGATCGACCAGATCAACGCCAAGGGCACGATCATCGTGGTCGCCGCCGGCAACTCCAACGCCAACGCAGCCACCTACACCATGTCCTCCTGCAACGGTGTGATCAGCGTCGGCGCCTCGCGCGTCAACGGCGGCCGCGCCAGCTACTCCAACTACGGCACGCGCGTGGACATCGCCGCGCCGGGCGGCGGCGGCGACGTCGACGGCGATCCGAACGGCTACATCTTCCAGGTGCTCAACGGCGGCACGCAGGGCCCGACTGGCGACTGGCAGATCGGCGGCATGGCCGGCACCTCGATGGCCTCCCCGCACGTGGCCGCCGCGGTGGCGATGGTGCAGAGCGTGGCCGCGACCCCGCTCACCTGGACCGGCATGCGCGACCTGCTGCGCGCCAGCGCGCGGCCGTTCCCGGTGGCGATCTCCACCACCACGCCGATCGGCGCCGGCATCCTGGACGTGGACATGCTGCTGCAGATGGCGACCACGCCGCCCTGCCAGCCGTCGGACAGCAGCTGCGTGCCGCCGACCAAGACCCTGACCAACAAGGTCGAGATGAGCGGTCTCGGCAGCCAGGGCGGCGACGCGCTGTACAGCTTCCAGGCCGAGGCGGGCAAGGCGGTGAGCTTCATGACCTTCGGCGGCACCGGCAGCGTCGCGCTGTACGCCGCGGCCGGCAGGGTGCCGACCAGCAGCAGCTACGATGCGCGCTCGGTGCGGGCCGGCAGCACCACCCAGACGATCCGCGTCACCCCGTCCAGCGCAGGCACGTATTACCTGCGCCTGTCCGGCAGCTACAGCGGCCTGACCCTGGTGGTGCGGCAGTAA